From one Staphylococcus kloosii genomic stretch:
- the pth gene encoding aminoacyl-tRNA hydrolase: MKCIVGLGNIGKRFESTRHNIGFEVIDYILDRNNFSLDKQKFKGAYTIERLNQEKVMFIEPLTMMNLSGEAVAPLMDYYDIDVDDLIVLYDDLDLPQGEIRLRQKGSAGGHNGMKSIIKMLGTDQFKRIRIGVDRPSGGMSVPDYVLQKFSKQEMITMEKVIEHSARAVESYIETSRFDQVMNEYNGDVN; encoded by the coding sequence ATGAAATGTATTGTTGGCCTTGGAAATATAGGTAAACGTTTTGAATCTACGCGACACAATATTGGATTTGAAGTGATAGATTATATTTTAGACCGAAACAATTTTTCTTTAGATAAGCAGAAATTTAAAGGCGCATATACGATTGAGCGCTTAAATCAAGAAAAAGTTATGTTTATAGAACCCTTAACAATGATGAACTTATCTGGCGAAGCCGTAGCACCTTTGATGGATTATTATGATATAGATGTAGATGATTTAATCGTACTATATGATGATTTAGACTTGCCTCAAGGCGAGATAAGATTAAGACAAAAAGGTAGTGCTGGTGGTCATAATGGCATGAAATCTATCATTAAAATGTTAGGCACTGATCAATTCAAAAGAATTCGTATTGGTGTGGATAGACCAAGTGGTGGCATGTCAGTTCCAGATTACGTATTACAAAAATTTTCAAAACAAGAAATGATTACTATGGAAAAAGTTATCGAACATTCAGCGCGCGCAGTGGAATCTTATATAGAAACTTCACGTTTCGACCAAGTGATGAATGAATACAATGGTGATGTCAATTGA
- a CDS encoding RNA-binding S4 domain-containing protein, which produces MRLDKYLKVSRLVKRRTLAKEISDQGRISVNGTTAKAGTDVKVDDELIIKFGQKVITIKVTGLSEHATKENAKGMYELIKEEKISES; this is translated from the coding sequence ATGAGACTCGATAAATATCTCAAAGTTTCCAGATTAGTAAAACGTCGTACTTTAGCAAAAGAAATTAGTGATCAAGGTCGTATTTCAGTTAATGGAACTACGGCAAAAGCAGGCACAGATGTTAAAGTTGATGACGAACTGATTATTAAATTTGGTCAAAAAGTAATTACAATAAAAGTTACTGGTTTAAGTGAACATGCCACTAAAGAAAATGCTAAGGGCATGTATGAGCTAATAAAAGAAGAGAAGATAAGTGAATCATAA
- the mfd gene encoding transcription-repair coupling factor, with translation MKSIITDYINKDKRYQELNEVFGKDNILVTGLSAAAKATIIAEKYLESEQQLLVVTNNLYQADKLEADILQFVDANDVYKYPMQDIMTEEFSTQSPQFMSERVRTLTALSQNERGLFIVPLNGLKKWLTPVELWKSHQITLSVGEDINVDDLLTKLVNMGYRRESVVSHIGEFSLRGGIIDIYPLIGEPVRIELFDTEIDSIRNFDVESQRSNDNMQEVNITTASDYIITDDVIKHTKEKLTEAYQETRPKIDKSVRNDVKETYDSFKLFESSLFDHQVMRRLVAFMYEQPATIIDYFQDDAIVAVDEYNRIKETEETLTTEVDDFMQNLIESGKGFIGQSFLDYQNFETLLKKHPVAYFTLFTATMSVKLQDIIKFSCKPVQQFYGQYDIMRSEFQRYIANDYTIVVLAETETKKERIQSMLNEMHIPTFVDVAENEIQGGRAIITEGSLSEGFELPYMQLVVVTERELFKSQQKKKRKQQKTLTNAEKIKSYQDLKVGDYVVHVHHGVGRYLGVETLEVAGVHKDYIKLQYKGTDQLFVPVDQMDQVQKYVASEDKMPKLNKLGGTEWKKTKAKVQQSVEDIADELIELYKEREMSVGYQYGPDSAEQNDFELDFPYELTPDQAKSITEIKGDMEQQKPMDRLLCGDVGYGKTEVAVRAAFKAVLEGKQVAFLVPTTILAQQHYETLIERMQDFPIDVELISRFRTTKEIKEVKEGLKSGKVDIVVGTHKLLGKDIVYKDLGLLIVDEEQRFGVRHKERIKTLKTNVDVLTLTATPIPRTLHMSMLGVRDLSVIETPPENRFPVQTYVLEQNSNFIKEALERELSREGQVFYLYNKVQSIYEKREQLQMLMPDASIGVAHGQMTERDLEETMIGFINHEYDILVTTTIIETGVDVPNANTLIIEEADRFGLSQLYQLRGRVGRSSRIGYAYFLHPANKVLTETAEDRLQAIKEFTELGSGFKIAMRDLNIRGAGNLLGKQQHGFIDSVGFDLYSQMLEEAVNEKRGITPEQNDAPEVEIELNIDAYLPAEYIQNEQAKIEIYKKLRKIESKTQLIDIKDELIDRFNEYPAEVARLLDMMEIKIHALHAGVTLIKDKGKTIEIFLSEKGTEDIDGEALFKQTQPLGRAMKVGVQDGKMKVTLTKAKQWFENLKFLAKCLEESMVIKDEV, from the coding sequence TTGAAATCAATAATTACAGATTATATAAATAAAGATAAACGTTATCAGGAATTAAACGAAGTATTTGGGAAAGATAATATTTTAGTAACAGGTTTGTCGGCTGCGGCAAAAGCTACGATAATTGCAGAGAAATATTTAGAAAGTGAACAACAATTACTCGTAGTTACTAATAATTTATATCAAGCAGATAAGCTAGAAGCGGATATACTACAATTTGTAGATGCCAATGATGTTTATAAATATCCGATGCAAGATATTATGACAGAAGAATTTTCTACGCAAAGCCCTCAATTTATGAGTGAACGTGTACGTACATTAACTGCACTATCTCAAAATGAGAGAGGCTTATTTATCGTGCCGTTAAATGGTTTAAAAAAATGGTTAACGCCTGTCGAATTATGGAAATCGCATCAGATTACTTTATCTGTAGGTGAAGACATAAATGTAGATGACTTACTGACTAAATTAGTAAATATGGGTTATAGACGCGAAAGTGTAGTATCGCATATCGGTGAATTTTCATTACGTGGTGGCATTATTGATATATATCCATTAATTGGCGAACCAGTAAGAATTGAATTGTTTGATACTGAAATTGATTCAATTAGAAATTTTGATGTGGAATCTCAAAGATCTAACGATAATATGCAAGAGGTTAATATTACGACAGCTAGTGATTATATTATTACAGATGACGTTATTAAACATACAAAAGAAAAACTTACTGAAGCGTACCAAGAAACTCGTCCCAAAATTGATAAATCCGTACGTAATGATGTTAAAGAAACATACGATAGCTTTAAATTATTTGAATCGTCATTATTTGATCATCAAGTAATGAGAAGACTTGTTGCGTTTATGTATGAACAACCTGCAACAATAATAGATTACTTCCAAGACGATGCCATCGTAGCAGTAGATGAATATAACAGAATTAAAGAAACTGAAGAAACGTTAACGACTGAAGTCGATGACTTTATGCAAAACTTAATCGAAAGTGGTAAAGGTTTTATCGGTCAAAGTTTCTTAGACTATCAAAACTTTGAAACATTGCTCAAAAAACATCCAGTCGCATATTTCACATTATTTACTGCAACGATGTCTGTAAAACTACAAGACATTATTAAATTTTCTTGTAAACCAGTGCAACAATTTTATGGCCAGTACGATATTATGCGTTCAGAATTTCAACGTTATATTGCTAATGATTACACGATTGTCGTTTTAGCAGAAACAGAAACTAAAAAAGAACGTATCCAATCTATGTTGAATGAAATGCATATTCCAACATTTGTGGATGTTGCAGAAAACGAAATCCAAGGTGGACGTGCCATTATTACAGAGGGTAGTCTGTCTGAAGGTTTCGAGCTGCCATATATGCAACTTGTGGTTGTGACCGAACGAGAATTATTCAAGTCGCAACAAAAGAAAAAACGTAAACAGCAAAAAACATTAACGAATGCTGAAAAAATAAAATCTTATCAAGATTTAAAAGTCGGAGATTACGTTGTACATGTGCATCACGGTGTCGGTAGGTATTTAGGCGTTGAAACTTTAGAAGTTGCTGGCGTTCACAAAGATTATATTAAGTTGCAATATAAAGGAACAGACCAGCTATTTGTACCTGTAGACCAAATGGATCAGGTTCAAAAATATGTTGCCTCCGAAGATAAAATGCCAAAACTTAATAAACTTGGTGGCACTGAATGGAAGAAAACAAAGGCTAAAGTACAACAAAGCGTTGAAGACATTGCCGACGAATTAATTGAATTATACAAAGAACGTGAAATGTCTGTAGGTTATCAATATGGGCCTGATAGCGCAGAACAAAACGACTTTGAATTGGATTTTCCATATGAGTTAACGCCTGACCAAGCGAAATCTATTACTGAAATTAAAGGTGATATGGAACAACAAAAACCTATGGATAGATTGTTATGTGGTGACGTGGGTTATGGTAAGACTGAGGTCGCTGTCCGTGCAGCATTTAAGGCAGTATTAGAAGGTAAGCAAGTGGCGTTCCTAGTACCAACGACGATTTTGGCGCAACAACATTATGAAACGTTAATTGAACGTATGCAAGATTTCCCTATTGATGTTGAACTCATTAGTCGCTTTAGAACTACTAAAGAAATTAAAGAAGTAAAAGAAGGCTTAAAATCAGGTAAAGTTGATATCGTTGTAGGTACGCATAAATTACTTGGTAAAGATATAGTTTATAAAGATTTAGGTTTATTAATTGTCGACGAAGAACAACGTTTCGGAGTTAGACATAAAGAACGTATCAAAACGTTAAAAACGAATGTCGACGTGCTAACACTTACTGCGACACCAATTCCGAGAACGTTGCATATGAGTATGCTTGGCGTGCGTGATTTATCGGTTATCGAGACACCACCAGAAAATAGATTCCCTGTACAAACTTATGTCTTAGAACAAAATTCTAATTTCATAAAAGAAGCGTTAGAACGTGAATTATCTAGAGAAGGACAAGTATTTTACTTATATAATAAAGTACAGTCTATTTATGAAAAGCGAGAACAACTACAAATGTTAATGCCAGATGCCTCTATAGGAGTGGCTCATGGCCAAATGACCGAACGAGATTTAGAAGAAACTATGATTGGTTTTATTAACCATGAATATGACATTCTTGTAACGACGACAATTATCGAAACAGGTGTCGACGTGCCAAATGCTAACACACTTATAATTGAAGAGGCTGATCGTTTTGGACTGAGTCAGTTATATCAATTAAGGGGTAGAGTTGGGCGTTCTAGTCGCATAGGTTATGCTTATTTCCTTCACCCAGCTAATAAAGTACTTACTGAAACAGCAGAAGATAGATTACAAGCTATAAAAGAATTTACAGAATTAGGTTCTGGTTTCAAAATAGCGATGCGAGACTTAAATATACGTGGCGCAGGTAACCTGCTTGGTAAACAACAGCATGGCTTTATTGACTCAGTCGGATTCGATTTATATTCTCAAATGTTAGAAGAAGCGGTTAATGAAAAACGTGGCATTACTCCGGAACAAAATGATGCACCGGAAGTAGAAATAGAATTAAATATCGATGCTTACTTACCGGCAGAATACATTCAAAATGAACAGGCTAAAATAGAAATCTATAAAAAACTTAGAAAAATCGAAAGTAAAACACAACTGATAGATATTAAAGATGAACTTATCGATCGTTTTAATGAATATCCAGCAGAAGTAGCACGTTTATTAGATATGATGGAAATCAAAATACATGCTTTACATGCAGGCGTGACGTTAATAAAAGATAAAGGTAAGACAATTGAAATTTTCCTATCTGAAAAAGGGACTGAAGATATTGATGGGGAAGCATTGTTTAAACAAACACAGCCATTAGGGCGTGCAATGAAAGTTGGCGTTCAAGATGGTAAAATGAAAGTAACATTAACCAAAGCAAAACAATGGTTTGAAAATCTTAAATTTTTAGCGAAATGTTTGGAAGAAAGTATGGTAATTAAGGATGAAGTCTAA
- a CDS encoding ribose-phosphate diphosphokinase, giving the protein MLNNEYKNSALKIFSLKGNEPLAQQVADSVGIELGKCSVKRFSDGEIQINIEESIRGCDVFIIQPTSNPVNLHLMELLIMIDACKRASASTINIVVPYYGYARQDRKARSREPITAKLVANLIETAGADRMIALDLHAPQIQGFFDIPIDHLMGVPILADYFQNEADINPDECVVVSPDHGGVTRARKLADILKTPIAIIDKRRPKPNVAEVMNIVGEIDGRTAIIIDDIIDTAGTITLAAQALKDKGAKEVYACCTHPVLSGPARERIENSAIKELVVTNSIQLEDSRKPENTKELSVAGLLAQAIIRVYERESVSVLFD; this is encoded by the coding sequence ATGTTAAACAATGAATATAAAAATTCTGCTTTAAAAATATTTTCTTTAAAGGGTAACGAACCTTTAGCACAACAAGTAGCAGATAGCGTGGGTATTGAACTAGGAAAATGTTCTGTTAAACGTTTTAGCGATGGAGAAATTCAAATCAATATTGAAGAAAGTATACGTGGTTGTGACGTCTTTATTATCCAACCAACTTCTAATCCAGTTAACTTACACTTAATGGAATTATTAATTATGATTGATGCATGTAAACGTGCTTCAGCTTCGACAATAAATATTGTAGTTCCATATTATGGATATGCTAGACAAGATAGAAAAGCACGTAGCCGTGAACCTATTACTGCAAAATTAGTTGCTAACTTAATCGAAACAGCTGGCGCTGATCGCATGATTGCTTTAGATTTGCATGCACCACAAATCCAAGGCTTTTTCGATATTCCTATCGATCATTTAATGGGTGTGCCAATCTTAGCTGATTACTTCCAAAATGAAGCAGACATTAATCCGGATGAATGTGTTGTCGTTTCACCAGACCATGGCGGTGTGACTAGAGCACGTAAATTAGCGGACATATTAAAAACTCCAATTGCAATCATTGATAAGCGTAGACCGAAACCAAATGTTGCAGAAGTAATGAACATTGTGGGTGAAATTGATGGACGCACAGCAATCATTATAGACGATATCATTGATACTGCAGGAACGATTACATTAGCTGCACAGGCATTAAAAGATAAAGGTGCAAAAGAAGTTTACGCTTGTTGTACGCACCCAGTATTATCGGGCCCAGCAAGAGAGCGTATCGAAAATTCAGCTATTAAAGAATTAGTCGTAACAAATTCTATTCAACTAGAAGATAGTCGCAAACCTGAAAACACTAAAGAATTGTCTGTAGCAGGGTTATTAGCTCAAGCAATTATCCGTGTTTACGAACGTGAATCAGTTAGTGTGCTATTTGACTAA
- a CDS encoding 50S ribosomal protein L25/general stress protein Ctc, translating to MASLKSIIRQGKQTRSDLKTLRNSGKVPAIVYGYGTKNTSVKVDEVEFIKVIREVGRNGVIELAVGSKTIKVMVSDYQFDPLKNQITHIDFLAINMSEERTVEVPVQLVGEAAGAKEGGVVEQPLFDLEVTATPDNIPESIEVDITELEVNDSISVSDLKTTGNFTIENDENDSVVTVVPPTEEPTEEEIEAMEGESATEEPEVVGEDKEDSDNEEESEDKE from the coding sequence ATGGCTTCATTAAAGTCAATCATTCGTCAAGGGAAACAAACACGTTCAGATTTAAAAACATTAAGAAATTCTGGTAAAGTACCAGCAATCGTATACGGTTACGGTACTAAAAATACTTCAGTTAAAGTTGACGAAGTAGAATTTATTAAAGTTATCCGTGAAGTTGGACGTAACGGTGTTATCGAATTAGCTGTAGGTTCTAAAACTATTAAAGTAATGGTTTCAGACTACCAATTCGATCCACTTAAAAATCAAATTACTCACATTGACTTCTTAGCAATAAACATGAGTGAAGAACGTACTGTTGAAGTACCAGTTCAATTAGTTGGTGAAGCTGCAGGAGCTAAAGAAGGTGGCGTTGTTGAACAACCATTATTCGACCTTGAAGTAACTGCAACTCCAGACAACATCCCAGAATCAATCGAAGTAGACATTACTGAATTAGAAGTAAATGACAGCATTTCAGTAAGTGACCTTAAAACTACTGGTAACTTCACAATCGAAAACGACGAAAATGATTCAGTCGTAACTGTAGTTCCTCCAACTGAAGAACCTACAGAAGAAGAAATCGAAGCAATGGAAGGCGAATCAGCTACTGAAGAACCAGAAGTTGTTGGTGAAGACAAAGAAGACAGCGACAACGAAGAAGAATCAGAAGACAAAGAATAA
- a CDS encoding FtsB family cell division protein, with amino-acid sequence MSKKVENIGNTFTSAENKKKQQQRMRRKVVRRRVTLFGGILVAIIIILSIMLVTQMKSNDEATVERQHKEQRYQKQQDEELALKEELNNLNNKDYIEKVARDDYYLSNDGEVIFKLPGDKSKQQEKGSKQDK; translated from the coding sequence ATGAGTAAAAAAGTTGAAAATATAGGCAATACTTTTACTTCTGCCGAAAATAAGAAGAAGCAGCAACAACGTATGAGACGTAAAGTTGTACGCAGAAGAGTTACTTTGTTTGGCGGTATCTTAGTAGCAATTATCATCATTCTTTCAATCATGCTTGTCACACAAATGAAAAGCAATGACGAAGCAACTGTAGAAAGACAACATAAAGAGCAAAGATATCAAAAGCAACAAGATGAAGAATTAGCGTTAAAAGAAGAACTCAATAACTTAAATAATAAAGATTATATAGAAAAAGTTGCCCGAGATGATTACTACTTAAGTAATGATGGTGAAGTAATATTTAAATTGCCGGGAGACAAGTCAAAACAGCAAGAAAAAGGATCCAAACAAGATAAATAA
- the glmU gene encoding bifunctional UDP-N-acetylglucosamine diphosphorylase/glucosamine-1-phosphate N-acetyltransferase GlmU, translating into MQRHAIVLAAGKGTRMKSQKYKVLHEVAGKSMIEHVIDNVKHSGVETIVTIVGHGADSVKEALGEQSLYSFQEEQLGTAHAVRMAEEHIGTQEGTTLVVCGDTPLVTAETLKSLIEHHEQNQAQATVLSATAPNPFGYGRIVRNDNESLTKIVEQKDATTEEQQINEISSGIFAFDNATLFSKLADVNNDNAQGEYYLPEVLSLILNENGKVEIYHTDDFDEIMGVNDRVMLSSAEQAMRTRINEQHMRDGVTIIDPQTTYIGKDVKIGQDTTIEPGVKLTGKTVIGSNVLVGQHSEIADSSIGNGVNIKQSVINESKVADEVNIGPFAQLRPGSDIGNKVKVGNFVEVKKSVVKDGAKLPHLSYIGDAEIGERSNVGCGSITVNYDGKNKFKTTIGNDAFIGCNTNLVAPVTVGDFAFIAAGSTITDNVPDNSLALARERQTTKEGYFNNK; encoded by the coding sequence ATGCAAAGACATGCAATAGTACTGGCAGCAGGTAAGGGTACACGTATGAAATCACAGAAATATAAAGTGTTACACGAAGTTGCAGGCAAATCAATGATTGAACATGTTATTGATAATGTAAAACATTCGGGCGTTGAAACAATCGTAACGATTGTAGGACATGGCGCAGATAGTGTAAAAGAAGCATTAGGCGAGCAATCGCTATATAGTTTTCAAGAAGAACAATTAGGTACTGCTCATGCTGTTAGAATGGCAGAAGAACATATAGGTACTCAAGAAGGTACAACTTTAGTTGTTTGTGGCGACACACCATTAGTGACTGCAGAAACATTAAAATCTTTAATTGAACATCATGAACAAAATCAAGCTCAAGCTACAGTATTGTCAGCAACTGCCCCTAATCCTTTTGGATATGGACGTATTGTAAGGAATGACAACGAATCATTAACAAAAATAGTAGAGCAAAAAGATGCAACAACCGAAGAACAACAAATTAACGAAATCAGTTCAGGTATATTTGCTTTTGATAATGCAACGTTGTTCTCTAAATTAGCAGATGTGAACAATGATAATGCACAAGGCGAATATTACTTACCAGAAGTACTATCATTAATTCTTAACGAAAATGGTAAAGTTGAAATTTACCATACAGATGATTTTGATGAAATCATGGGTGTTAATGATCGTGTTATGTTAAGTTCTGCTGAACAAGCGATGAGAACACGTATAAACGAACAACATATGCGTGACGGTGTAACAATTATTGATCCACAAACTACATACATTGGTAAAGATGTAAAAATAGGACAAGATACTACGATAGAACCTGGCGTTAAATTAACTGGTAAAACTGTTATAGGTTCAAATGTTCTCGTAGGCCAACACTCAGAAATAGCTGATAGTAGCATTGGTAACGGCGTAAATATCAAACAATCAGTAATTAATGAATCTAAAGTTGCTGATGAAGTTAATATTGGACCATTTGCCCAACTAAGACCTGGTTCAGATATTGGTAATAAAGTTAAAGTAGGTAACTTTGTAGAAGTGAAAAAATCAGTCGTTAAAGATGGTGCAAAACTTCCACACTTAAGTTATATTGGTGACGCTGAAATCGGTGAACGTTCAAACGTTGGTTGTGGTTCTATCACAGTTAATTACGACGGTAAAAATAAATTTAAGACAACAATAGGTAATGATGCATTTATAGGATGTAATACTAATCTTGTTGCTCCTGTTACAGTAGGCGATTTTGCATTTATTGCTGCAGGTTCAACAATAACAGATAACGTACCTGACAACAGTTTGGCATTAGCGAGAGAAAGACAAACGACTAAAGAAGGCTATTTTAATAATAAATAA
- a CDS encoding MazG nucleotide pyrophosphohydrolase domain-containing protein, with amino-acid sequence MTHKITIVGLGNYGLDELPLGIYKFLQQQTIVYTRTKEHPVINELSDLLTFYSFDDIYEANDSFEAVYEEIVQQLVSLAQEQEVVYAVPGHPRVAETTTALLLDYAQEHEELEVEVLGGKSFIDDVFEAVAIDPNDGFTLLDATSLVAEQLNKRNHVLITQVYSSMVAGDLKVTLMETYQDDHEVYIVNGARGRNAQVIATPLYELDHHTDAFTNLSSVLIPKDTASEHYYSDFKYATHIIDRLVDDNDGCPWDREQTHDSLKRYLLEESFELFEAIDNEDDWHMIEELGDILLQVLLHASIGKKEGYFDINEIVYSLVDKMIRRHPHIFGDQEAENIEDLNAIWADAKAQEGKKERVKFEKVFAQYFLKMYDKTKNMTLDEEALRRYLEQGGENDETR; translated from the coding sequence ATGACGCATAAAATTACAATTGTTGGACTTGGTAACTATGGTTTAGATGAATTGCCGTTGGGGATATACAAGTTTTTACAACAACAGACGATAGTCTATACACGTACCAAAGAACATCCTGTGATTAATGAATTATCAGATTTGTTAACGTTTTATAGCTTTGATGACATCTATGAAGCAAATGATTCTTTTGAAGCGGTATATGAAGAGATTGTTCAACAATTAGTCTCTTTAGCTCAAGAACAAGAGGTCGTATACGCAGTTCCGGGACATCCACGTGTAGCTGAAACAACAACGGCGCTATTATTAGATTACGCGCAAGAACACGAGGAGTTAGAGGTAGAAGTTTTAGGTGGAAAAAGTTTTATTGATGATGTTTTTGAAGCCGTTGCTATAGACCCTAATGATGGTTTTACTTTGCTAGATGCAACATCACTTGTGGCTGAACAATTAAACAAACGTAATCACGTGTTAATTACACAAGTATATAGTTCCATGGTTGCCGGTGATTTAAAGGTAACGTTAATGGAAACGTACCAAGATGATCATGAAGTTTATATTGTAAATGGCGCACGTGGAAGAAATGCTCAAGTCATTGCAACACCACTTTATGAATTAGATCACCATACAGATGCGTTTACTAATTTATCAAGTGTGCTTATACCTAAAGATACGGCAAGTGAACATTATTATAGCGACTTTAAATATGCTACTCATATCATAGATAGACTTGTAGATGATAATGACGGCTGTCCATGGGATAGAGAACAAACACACGATTCATTAAAACGTTATTTATTAGAAGAATCATTCGAGTTATTCGAAGCAATTGATAATGAAGATGACTGGCATATGATAGAAGAGCTAGGAGACATTTTATTACAAGTACTATTACATGCAAGTATTGGTAAAAAAGAAGGCTATTTCGATATCAATGAAATCGTTTATAGCTTGGTAGATAAAATGATTCGCAGACACCCACATATTTTTGGGGATCAAGAAGCGGAAAATATAGAAGACTTAAATGCTATATGGGCAGATGCTAAGGCACAAGAAGGTAAAAAAGAACGCGTTAAATTCGAGAAAGTATTTGCGCAATATTTCTTGAAAATGTATGATAAAACAAAAAATATGACGTTAGATGAAGAAGCGTTAAGACGCTATTTAGAACAAGGAGGAGAAAACGATGAGACTCGATAA
- a CDS encoding polysaccharide biosynthesis protein, producing MKSKTTTAFNGVIVLTIALIVVKILSAIYRVPYQNVLGDSGLYAYQQIYPIVALGVILSMNAIPSALTQTFGTGRNDAKFASVLVKLQYVCIGFFLILFICAKWIAQFMGDANLAPMISAASVSFLFFSTLGVLRGYYQSKQEMNVPAISQVVEQFLRVVIIMIAIALFAYRDWSIYAAGTLAILGSGFGFLASSLYLTLHKPFSMAEKNKAIEWKKLTLAIIVFAVSQLIVILWQVVDSFTVIHALTLNGLDFQHAISSKGVYDRGASFIQMGLIVTTTFCFVLIPLLTDAKNNKQIVLMNRYTNASLKITLLISTAAGIGLINLLPVLNRVFFENNSETFTLAVYMLTVICVSLIMMEMSLLQVMNQEKMIFISCIVGIIIKACLNILLIPHIQMLGASIATVGSLVVTVIILHVNIKKFYQLSGLQTFILKLIGAMILMSLAVQFVLWIIPTTGRLTGLLELLISALAGIIVMVSAIIWMNLFKYRELKHLPLGDKIYHLKRGKHE from the coding sequence ATGAAGTCTAAGACTACTACGGCATTTAATGGTGTCATTGTACTGACAATAGCATTAATAGTTGTGAAGATTTTAAGTGCTATTTATCGCGTACCTTATCAAAATGTACTGGGTGATTCAGGTTTATATGCTTATCAGCAAATATATCCAATAGTAGCATTAGGTGTTATCTTATCGATGAACGCTATACCTAGTGCATTAACCCAAACATTTGGTACAGGACGTAACGACGCCAAATTTGCTTCAGTATTAGTTAAATTACAATATGTCTGCATTGGCTTTTTCTTAATATTATTTATATGTGCAAAATGGATTGCTCAATTTATGGGTGATGCTAATTTAGCCCCGATGATAAGCGCTGCAAGTGTTAGCTTTCTATTTTTTAGTACGTTAGGTGTATTAAGAGGCTATTATCAAAGTAAGCAAGAAATGAATGTTCCTGCCATTTCACAAGTTGTAGAACAGTTTTTACGTGTTGTGATTATTATGATAGCAATTGCTTTGTTTGCCTATAGAGATTGGTCGATTTATGCGGCAGGTACGTTAGCTATTCTAGGTTCAGGTTTCGGATTTTTAGCTTCTAGTCTTTATTTAACACTGCATAAACCTTTTAGTATGGCAGAAAAAAATAAGGCGATAGAATGGAAGAAGCTAACTTTGGCAATTATCGTCTTTGCTGTCAGTCAGCTTATTGTCATTTTATGGCAGGTTGTCGATAGTTTTACGGTTATTCATGCACTTACATTGAACGGGCTAGACTTTCAACATGCGATTTCTAGCAAAGGTGTCTATGATAGAGGCGCATCATTTATTCAAATGGGCTTAATCGTTACGACTACATTTTGTTTTGTATTAATTCCATTACTGACAGATGCCAAAAATAATAAACAAATTGTACTAATGAATCGTTATACTAATGCGTCATTAAAAATCACGTTGCTTATTAGTACTGCAGCAGGTATTGGGTTAATTAATTTATTGCCAGTATTAAACAGAGTGTTTTTTGAAAATAATAGCGAGACATTCACGCTTGCAGTGTATATGTTAACGGTAATTTGTGTCTCTTTAATTATGATGGAGATGTCACTTTTACAAGTAATGAACCAAGAAAAAATGATTTTTATTAGTTGCATCGTAGGTATAATAATTAAGGCTTGCCTCAATATTTTACTTATACCGCATATACAAATGTTAGGTGCTAGTATAGCAACGGTAGGTTCATTGGTCGTTACAGTTATAATTTTGCACGTAAATATCAAAAAGTTTTACCAGTTATCAGGGCTACAAACGTTTATACTAAAATTAATTGGCGCTATGATACTTATGAGTCTTGCAGTCCAATTCGTGTTGTGGATTATTCCAACTACTGGAAGACTAACTGGTTTGCTTGAATTATTAATTTCTGCTCTGGCAGGCATTATTGTGATGGTCAGTGCTATAATATGGATGAATTTATTTAAATATAGAGAGCTAAAACATCTACCACTAGGAGATAAGATTTATCATTTAAAGAGAGGTAAACACGAATGA